The following nucleotide sequence is from Macrobrachium nipponense isolate FS-2020 chromosome 12, ASM1510439v2, whole genome shotgun sequence.
ctgggtcctgtggtggctgcccaacaggttgtgtaactcatagatGCCCTTAACGGGGCACCATTGTagcttacctaagatgattgtgtggatgagagaatgagtgagttgggtggtctcctcctttctcttgtacctttccttcttccttctggcGGTTTAAGGAgttgacacgtcatttgctggactggtctgatacaggtgagtgaggtagtcatactggtagtgtggtcatgcaatatacaatatcttacccactatttagaAGGATAGGCTCCACTCCTAggcaaggaggagtcgggagtactacCAACTctagtgtcttggtttgttattggacagtcaagtttctctttggttccctatacaatggttatcctatatatcattgtacgtcactcaggttctgagtggttagatattagtgtatctagcttctcagcgggcttcagtccctctccaagaacttATTCTTTTGAGAGTTGGACTGGCGGGTAGGCACCCAACCAGTCTatgatgtcttatacctcccagtatgagtctatcctattgttaagaccaagtgtttgttcgcatatgaacaaatgacaaactttctaagacaatttgtatttttcatagctacaaacctgaggtcttaatgttatactgtccacctctagccgcccttctatttgttaagtcatcccgagttgggaaagactggcgtagatgatcggcgtttgaccactcttcacccgatctacgcatgcgttgccagatatcacaagattccttgctttcatctgctttttaagcggatccagctaggcgctagaaattatcctattgtaagacctcagatttgtagctatgaaaaatacaaattgtcttagaaaatttgtcattttttccacaagatcaagagaattttggatgtgtgaattagatacagctCCAAGTAATGAGGATAActatttaatgatatatttagatagtttataagcatttGATCCTACACTACTAATAATTGGCTGCATAGGGTTGTTTTTCTTATGAGTTtaaactaggccatataaatacggtaatgagggacactacagttaatttacacaacaattcttttttatcttttaagaatttgtttcatagtgatattaaagttttttattacttgggccaacagatttttatttttactttaccaAATGTTACAAATTTAGCAATCGCTTAATGTGATGGAGATGGGTTTATTTAAAATACAGAACCTGAATTTCAAGAGGAATATGTGCTGCAGactcaaaatgaaaatgtttcatGTTCAAATATGTTTTGGTTCAAATGACGGAGACAgatgcacatatatatttaaaatgtcttgtgtgtaagttattcccaaggtagagTAAATTGTggcaatgtatattttttatatgtactattatttataatgtatttgAAGTAATGGAAGTGACTAAGAAGTATCATgcgatttgaatagagaaagcaagAGATTTGTCTGAAGGAACAATATAAGGACACTGGGGTTAAACGAAGGAGAGGGTATTTGACTAAATTGTTTGTAATGGAATAATTATGTGAAGTTTGAAAGTAAAGCGAAAAACCAGGTTGTCGCATACATGGATTGTagcaaaatattagagaaaatatggaGGTTGTTTAGAATGTATGATATAGAGGACAAGTTGTTTAGAAAATATGTGAAATGGTTGGTGTCTGCAGATGATAAGTAAAAATTAGGGactgaagagaaactgcagtaaCCAGTAAAAGCTTGAAAGTTCttactaaggaaaaaaaaaggaaatgtcgGCAGGAAgaagattaacccttaaacgccgactggacgtattttacgtcgacattttttgtctctcgggtgccgactggatgtattttacgtcgacatacaaaagtttttttaaaaattcgcggaaaaatacttttaggcctaccagccgaaaattcttgaatcacgcgccttgggggatgctgggagttcacggatcaaggtgttttgtttacaatcgttacgcaggcgcgcaagcgcgaatttctttcttgccgcactaaaaagtatctgtgacacatctctgaaattatttcgtcactttgacataatttttgtaccattttaaattagccgttacatggagtattatatatgaaaatgtgcgcatttttatgtagaatacaacaaaaaatactcatgattgtagcttttatcagttttgagatatttttatataaataacgataagtgccaaaatttcaacctttggtcaactttgactctaccgaaatggtcgaaaaacgcaattttaagctaaaactcttatattttagtaatattcaatcatttacctttattttgcaaataattggaagtctctagcacaatattttgatttatggtgaatttatgaaaaaactttttccttacgtccgcccagtaactcattctgaaaaaaatcatacatgcgattgtgggaatgtttgcaccattttaaaattagccgttacataaagttttatatatggaaatgtgcgcaatttcatgcacaatacaactaaaaacaacccatggttgtagcttttatcaattttgaaatattttcatataaaaaatgataagtgacaaattttcaaccttgggtcaactttgactctaccgaaatggtcgaaaaacgcaattgtaagctaaaacgcttatactctagtaatgttcaatcatttaacttcattttgcaacaaattgaaagtctctagcacaatatttcgatttatggtgaatttatgaaaaaaataacattttctttacgtccgcgcgggaacgcttccgaaaaaatcaatatgtgcgattgtggtaatgtttgcaccattttaaattagccgttacataaagtgttatatatgaaaatgtgcgcaatttcatgtaaaatacaacaataaataattgaaggttgtagcttttctcatttttgaaatatttgcatataaatcacgataaatagaaaaaaaactacgttcggtcaacattgactctaccgaaatggtcgaaaaacgcaattgtaagctaaaactcttacagtctagtaatattcagtcatttatcttcatcttggaacaaattcgaagtctctagcacaatatttagatttatggtaaattttaaaaaaaactttccttccctacgcgtgcggattctccgccacaaatctccgaaatgcgtacgtcccattctcggaatatttgctccgtttcatattaggcatttcatagagttttaaatatgaaaaggtgcgcaatttcatgtagaataaaacgataaatatttgaaggttgtagcttttctaatttccgaaataattgcatataaaaaaatatttatataaaaattcgacattcggtcaactttaactcgtcagatatggtcgaaaactgcaattgtaagctaatactcttacagtatagtaatattcaatcatttgtcttcattttgaaagaaattggaagtctctaggatgatatttagatttatggtaaattttaaaaaaaaatatttgtttatgtccgtgcattacgaattcatgcattattttgtgataatattttctgtgttgcttttatcgttttacaatgtgttatataccaaaatgatcacaatttagtgtacattacaacgaaaaaaagtaacttgttacctttaaccgttttgcgcacagcgcgatttgaatacaattatatatgaaatttcgtttttgcgctatcatatatcgcattatttatatatgataatgataatttttttcatttctgatggttgcatactaaacttcagccaatgaaaaaaaaggagccaaaaataaactcttaatcttgaaaactaagagcgctgcgattttttgaaaaaaatattttttccgcttccgcgctcactccgaaacacctccgtcacacgggagacaatttttattttaccgcttcggcgtttaagggttaagggtgTAAATGGAAACTAGTAAGGTCAAGCATTGTATGTGAATATGTATGGTGTAAGAATGGAAGGTGTTAATTTTCGTTTACATTTAATAGTAAAGGTAATGGATAATAGTagggtaagataaaaaaaaataaggcacaaaatatgttgttgttttataCATAAATTATTCAATAGAACACTTGGTAGATAACCACAGCTGTGTTTGTGTTCAACAATACTTGCACTAAGTAGTGTTATACTAATTGAATGTGTTAAATGCGTTATATTTTAAGTATAGAACTGTTTATTTTCAGGAAGTTACATCTACTGCTTCTACTACAAGTACTGCTTCAAGTACAACTATTACAAGTACAACTGCTGGTACTGCTTCAGCTGCCGTGACTCCTGTAGATGTTACTAATTTGAATACTGCTCCAATTGCATCAACTCAGCCTTGCAATGGCAATGCAGGTGCTGTTGGCATATATGAGGATAATAGTGGCTTCTACCTACTTTGTATGAATGCCCCTAATGGATATTCATACCAAGCTGATAATCCATCAACACAATGCTCAGGGAATCAAATGGGTTGTATGACTGTATCTTGCCCAAGCAAATCTGCTATTAGAGGATTCAACTCACAAAATGGAGGTACTGCTGGTCCTTGTAGTGCACCAAACGACAGAACCAAACTGGACACTACTGATTGCCATACGATTTCAGGCGCCATGCAAACGCGACCAACAAACAAAGCGTCTTGGATTAAGTGGAGGCTTTGTGATGGGAGTAAGTTTTATGTCATGACTGCTTCATCAGTTACTAGTTCTGGTGCATCATGGGACCTCACCAGCATTACCTGTTGTCTTGGTCTGCCATAATTGTATCCTCAGTTTGGAAGAAGGACATTTGCTTTATAGGTTGAGCTATATTGAACCTGTGgaatattgttttaattaaaaaaataaagattttaaacaAGGATTGTGCACACATTGAAATAACAGAAGTTTCAATGATAGTACATATACGGAAACCTATTAAACATAATTAGCCTTATTCCCAGTAAAATCGACCAGCTACACCAACTTGAAGAGATTTAAGAAGAAAGGTTCCAACTTGTATACCTAGCTCAAAGAAAATCATATTCCTGCAGTAACTCTCATTTGTCTTTGTAGCTTTAACTGCAATGGATGTGTTCAGTGCATCCTGAGTCTACATCAAATTCTTTTCAAGTGTTTGGTGAGTTTTcacatttttacttttcttgtattttttctttggtcTGCATCATCCTATGATATCATAGATACATATCTATGTGAGTATGTGCTATTTCTTTTTTGGGATTCttatatttttcctatttattttgtatttaatttattcagTGATATCTTTTATGTTCTCCCagtaactatttcatttttactttcttcTATCCAAACAAACTTTACAGTGAAGATTAAAATAATTTAGAAAGTGGAAAAATCTTTTATTGAAACTGATGGAGGATGGCATTGGACCTCATGTATTGATATGAACCCTCCAATTTCTATCTCAGGTGCAtccagtaaaggaaaaaaaagcaataacattAAAACCTTTTGAGGtaccaaaacaaaaatatgaaccaAATTGAGGCAGCATTCACACTTTACCCATTTTTGTTCTCATTGCAAATGAAAATTGGACATGGTTCCTAAAATCATCATTTAAGACTTGA
It contains:
- the LOC135224382 gene encoding uncharacterized protein LOC135224382, with the translated sequence MESQVKKRSGPVKSDIVHFRSSAIFKLVLWLQVFIVASYVCSASKIYRKLGQGSCGASWFNCSVRSNIQCAAICSQSSGCNSFSFVALPSFGTCGLHSNAFSPDGQENTVCYVPNDWQLTTSSSTITTEVTSTASTTSTASSTTITSTTAGTASAAVTPVDVTNLNTAPIASTQPCNGNAGAVGIYEDNSGFYLLCMNAPNGYSYQADNPSTQCSGNQMGCMTVSCPSKSAIRGFNSQNGGTAGPCSAPNDRTKLDTTDCHTISGAMQTRPTNKASWIKWRLCDGSKFYVMTASSVTSSGASWDLTSITCCLGLP